One Phaseolus vulgaris cultivar G19833 chromosome 11, P. vulgaris v2.0, whole genome shotgun sequence genomic window carries:
- the LOC137834007 gene encoding uncharacterized protein: METYLEALDLWEAVEEDYEIQSLPENPIVVQIKSQKEKKMKRSKTKACLFAVVSPMVFTRIMSLKSVKEIWDYLKAEYEGDERIRGMQALNLIREFELQRMKESESVKEYSDRLLTIANKVRLLGSVFKDLRIVEKLLVTVLERFEVTITTLENTKDLSKISLA, encoded by the coding sequence ATGGAGACCTAcctagaagcattggatttatgGGAAGCTGTAGAAGAGGACTATGAAATTCAGTCCCTTCCAGAAAACCCTATTGTGGTACAAATAAAAtcacaaaaggaaaaaaagatgaagagatcAAAGACAAAAGCATGTCTATTTGCAGTTGTATCTCCTATGGTATTCACAAGGATAATGTCCTTGAAGTCAGTAAAAGAAATCTGGGATTACCTTAAGGCAGAATATGAAGGTGATGAGAGGATTCGGGGAATGCAAGCCCTGAATCTAATCAGAGAGTTTGAATTGCAGAGAATGAAGGAGTCGGAATCCGTAAAAGAGTACTCGGACAGACTTCTAACCATTGCCAATAAAGTGAGGTTGCTTGGATCTGTGTTTAAAGATTTAAGAATTGTGGAAAAACTGCTTGTAACAGTTCTAGAGAGGTTTGAAGTCACCATAACAACCTTGGAGAATACGAAGGACCTATCAAAGATTTCTCTCGCATAG